In Colias croceus chromosome 12, ilColCroc2.1, one genomic interval encodes:
- the LOC123696033 gene encoding UDP-glycosyltransferase UGT5-like, with translation MAYQRVVLLLFLTTYCDSANILYAIPFTSKSHYIMLRPIGLELARRGHNVTVITANRETNPPPNYREIMVDDKEIWDVMGGERPNIFTMVNLSAEEFHEKIFWYAGTAFTELTLNSTAVKAFLNEENTFDLVICEQFFQEALYALAHKYRAPLALVTTYGNCMRHNFVTGNPLQVATAISEFLDLDDPTSFWGRFRNSYFTLYEYVWWKYWYLGKQEALVKKYIPGLPQPTPSLFDIQRNNSLMLINSHFSYDTPVAYLPNIVEIGGIHLTKTENSLPKDLQRLLDDSKQGVIYINFGSNVRSAELPIEKRDAFLKVFGKLNQTILWKWEDKTLHGQLRNLVTKPWLPQREILAHPNIKVFISHGGLIGTQEAIYNGVPIIGIPIYADQFNNLLLVQQIGFGRVLRYQDINENALESVLNDVLTNKSYASKAKEMSKRFNDRPMNPLDTAVYWLEYVIRNKGAEFIKNPARNMSWYEYTLFDVYISVAIVVLVSVMITNMLIRKLANLPEFSISIRKHKKVQ, from the exons ATG gCTTATCAACGCGTTGTGCTGCTATTATTTCTAACAACATATTGCGATTCAGCGAATATCCTGTATGCGATCCCGTTTACATCCAAGTCCCACTACATAATGTTAAGACCTATTGGCTTAGAATTAGCACGTAGAGGCCACAATGTTACAGTTATTACGGCCAATAGGGAGACCAATCCGCCACCCAATTATCGCGAAATTATGGTTGACGATAAAGAAATTTGGGACGTTATGG gTGGTGAAAGGCCTAACATCTTCACAATGGTCAATCTATCCGCTGAAGAGTTCCATGAAAAGATATTCTGGTATGCCGGTACCGCATTTACAGAACTTACTCTCAATTCGACTGCTGTGAAAGCATTTTTAAATGAGGAAAACACATTCGATTTGGTTATCTGCGAGCAATTCTTTCAAGAGGCTCTGTATGCACTTGCCCACAAATATAGAGCACCTCTCGCCTTGGTCACAACGTACGGGAATTGCATGAGACACAATTTCGTCACAGGGAATCCTTTACAAGTAGCCACAGCGATTTCTGAGTTCCTAGACTTAGATGACCCTACAAGTTTCTGGGGAAGATTCAGGAACTCGTACTTTACTTTATACGAGTATGTTTGGTGGAAATATTGGTATTTGGGAAAACAAGAGGCGTTGGTTAAGAAGTATATCCCAGGGTTGCCACAACCTACACCCAGTTTGTTCGATATACAGAGAAATAATTCATTGATGCTGATTAACAGTCACTTCAGTTATGATACTCCGGTAGCTTATTTGCCTAATATTGTGGAGATTGGAGGTATACATTTAACGAAAACAGAAAACAGCCTTCCCAAG GACCTTCAGCGTCTCCTAGATGACTCAAAACAAGGCGTAATATATATTAACTTTGGTTCAAATGTTCGAAGTGCAGAACTACCGATTGAGAAGAGAGATGCCTTTCTCAAAGTTTTCGGAAAACTAAATCAAACAATTCTATGGAAGTGGGAAGATAAAACATTACATGGACAACTGAGAAACCTAGTAACGAAACCGTGGCTACCTCAAAGGGAAATTTTAG CTCATCCGAACATAAAGGTGTTTATCTCACACGGAGGACTTATCGGAACACAAGAAGCTATATACAATGGGGTTCCCATCATAGGCATACCTATATACGCGGACCAGTTCAACAATCTTCTTCTTGTTCAGCAAATTGGATTTGGAAGAGTACTACGGTATCAAGATATAAATGAAAACGCATTGGAATCTGTTCTGAACGATGTACTGACTAATAAAAGTTATGCAAGCAAAGCCAAAGAGATGTCCAAACGATTTAACGATAGACCAATGAATCCTCTCGATACTGCTGTGTATTGGTTAGAATATGTGATACGTAATAAAGGTGCCGAATTTATTAAGAATCCCGCAAGAAATATGAGTTGGTATGAGTATACTTTATTCGATGTTTACATTTCTGTTGCAATAGTTGTATTAGTAAGTGTAATGATTACAAATATGTTAATTCGTAAGTTGGCAAATTTGCCAGAATTTTCTATCTCAATAAGAAAACACAAAAAGGTCCAGTGA
- the LOC123696031 gene encoding UDP-glycosyltransferase UGT5-like isoform X1: protein MMILKILALVFYLTIYSEAANILYAIPFTTKSHYITVRTIGLELARRGHNVTVITAYREDKHPPTYHQIMVKDIKIWEALGGERPNIFSTVDMSAVQFHDDILWPGGLALTEDALQTPAVQALLASDVKFDLVISEQFFQEAFYALAYKYNAPLALVTTYGNCMKHNFLTRNPLQLATVPSELLDVDDPTSFIGRLKNLYFTAYELFWWKYWYLGKQEQLMKKYIPGLREPIPSLFEIQKNASLMLVNSHFSVDLSMPYLPNIVEIGGVHITRSNNTLPKDLQKYLDDAKDGFVYVNFGSNVRSIELPEEKKQAFLRVFKRLKRTVVWKWEDDKLEDKPDNVIVRKWLPQKEILAHPNIRIFVSHGGLIGTQEALYNGVPIVGVPIFGDQYNNVLELEQMGYGKLLQYHDITEERMYGLIDEVLNNESYRKTAKEVSRRFWDRPMNALDTAMYWIEYIIRNNGAPYMRSQANELSWLSFTMLDVYIFILFVIISSIIFTIKVIKIINTLLCPRKPKDKKKRS from the exons ATG atgattttaaaaatattagcacTCGTGTTCTACCTGACGATATATTCCGAAGCTGCTAATATACTTTATGCGATTCCTTTTACCACAAAATCTCATTATATCACAGTCAGAACTATAGGATTAGAGTTAGCTCGGCGAGGTCATAATGTCACGGTTATAACAGCATACAGGGAAGACAAGCATCCACCTACttatcatcaaattatggtgaaagatataaaaatatgggAAGCTCTAG gagGCGAGCGacctaatatattttcaacagTCGATATGAGTGCTGTGCAATTTCACGACGATATTTTATGGCCCGGTGGGTTAGCTCTCACTGAGGATGCTTTGCAAACACCGGCCGTACAGGCATTGCTAGCAAGTGATGTTAAATTCGATCTGGTTATAAGTGAACAATTCTTTCAAGAAGCATTCTATGCCTTGGCTTACAAATATAACGCTCCGTTAGCACTAGTGACAACATACGGCAATTGTATGAAACATAATTTTCTAACTCGAAATCCGTTGCAATTGGCCACAGTGCCTTCTGAATTATTGGATGTGGATGATCCGACCAGCTTCATCGGGAGATTGAAAAACTTATATTTCACTGCTTATGAATTGTTCTGGTGGAAATATTGGTATCTAGGAAAGCAAGAGCAGttgatgaaaaaatatattcctgGATTACGAGAACCCATTCCAAGTTTGTTTGAGATTCAAAAGAATGCGTCCCTAATGTTAGTCAATAGTCATTTTAGTGTCGATTTATCGATGCCATATTTACCCAATATTGTAGAAATCGGTGGAGTACATATCACCAGAAGTAATAATACCCTTCCGAAG gatttacaaaaatatttagacgaTGCTAAGGATGGTTTTGTGTACGTTAATTTTGGTTCAAATGTAAGAAGTATTGAACTGCCTGAAGAGAAAAAGCAAGCTTTCCTTCGAGTGTTCAAACGGCTAAAACGAACTGTGGTATGGAAATGGGAAGATGATAAGTTAGAAGACAAACCGGACAACGTTATTGTTCGTAAATGGTTGCCACAAAAAGAAATACTTG ctCACCcaaatattagaatatttgTATCACACGGTGGACTTATAGGCACACAAGAAGCTTTGTACAATGGAGTACCGATAGTCGGTGTTCCTATATTCGGTGATCAATACAACAATGTATTGGAATTAGAACAAATGGGATATGGAAAGTTATTGCAATACCACGATATAACAGAAGAAAGAATGTATGGTTTAATCGATGAGGTGCTGAACAATGAATCATATAGGAAAACAGCAAAAGAAGTTTCCAGAAGGTTTTGGGATAGACCAATGAATGCTTTAGACACGGCTATGTATTGGATTGAATATATCATACGAAATAACGGTGCTCCATACATGAGAAGTCAAGCAAATGAATTAAGTTGGCTCAGTTTTACAATGCTGGAtgtgtacatttttatattatttgtgattATTAGTTCAATCATTTTCACTATCAAAGTCATCAAGATTATCAATACACTATTATGCCCTCGTAAACCAAAAGATAAGAAAAAAAGATCCTAG
- the LOC123696031 gene encoding UDP-glycosyltransferase UGT5-like isoform X2: MILKILALVFYLTIYSEAANILYAIPFTTKSHYITVRTIGLELARRGHNVTVITAYREDKHPPTYHQIMVKDIKIWEALGGERPNIFSTVDMSAVQFHDDILWPGGLALTEDALQTPAVQALLASDVKFDLVISEQFFQEAFYALAYKYNAPLALVTTYGNCMKHNFLTRNPLQLATVPSELLDVDDPTSFIGRLKNLYFTAYELFWWKYWYLGKQEQLMKKYIPGLREPIPSLFEIQKNASLMLVNSHFSVDLSMPYLPNIVEIGGVHITRSNNTLPKDLQKYLDDAKDGFVYVNFGSNVRSIELPEEKKQAFLRVFKRLKRTVVWKWEDDKLEDKPDNVIVRKWLPQKEILAHPNIRIFVSHGGLIGTQEALYNGVPIVGVPIFGDQYNNVLELEQMGYGKLLQYHDITEERMYGLIDEVLNNESYRKTAKEVSRRFWDRPMNALDTAMYWIEYIIRNNGAPYMRSQANELSWLSFTMLDVYIFILFVIISSIIFTIKVIKIINTLLCPRKPKDKKKRS, translated from the exons atgattttaaaaatattagcacTCGTGTTCTACCTGACGATATATTCCGAAGCTGCTAATATACTTTATGCGATTCCTTTTACCACAAAATCTCATTATATCACAGTCAGAACTATAGGATTAGAGTTAGCTCGGCGAGGTCATAATGTCACGGTTATAACAGCATACAGGGAAGACAAGCATCCACCTACttatcatcaaattatggtgaaagatataaaaatatgggAAGCTCTAG gagGCGAGCGacctaatatattttcaacagTCGATATGAGTGCTGTGCAATTTCACGACGATATTTTATGGCCCGGTGGGTTAGCTCTCACTGAGGATGCTTTGCAAACACCGGCCGTACAGGCATTGCTAGCAAGTGATGTTAAATTCGATCTGGTTATAAGTGAACAATTCTTTCAAGAAGCATTCTATGCCTTGGCTTACAAATATAACGCTCCGTTAGCACTAGTGACAACATACGGCAATTGTATGAAACATAATTTTCTAACTCGAAATCCGTTGCAATTGGCCACAGTGCCTTCTGAATTATTGGATGTGGATGATCCGACCAGCTTCATCGGGAGATTGAAAAACTTATATTTCACTGCTTATGAATTGTTCTGGTGGAAATATTGGTATCTAGGAAAGCAAGAGCAGttgatgaaaaaatatattcctgGATTACGAGAACCCATTCCAAGTTTGTTTGAGATTCAAAAGAATGCGTCCCTAATGTTAGTCAATAGTCATTTTAGTGTCGATTTATCGATGCCATATTTACCCAATATTGTAGAAATCGGTGGAGTACATATCACCAGAAGTAATAATACCCTTCCGAAG gatttacaaaaatatttagacgaTGCTAAGGATGGTTTTGTGTACGTTAATTTTGGTTCAAATGTAAGAAGTATTGAACTGCCTGAAGAGAAAAAGCAAGCTTTCCTTCGAGTGTTCAAACGGCTAAAACGAACTGTGGTATGGAAATGGGAAGATGATAAGTTAGAAGACAAACCGGACAACGTTATTGTTCGTAAATGGTTGCCACAAAAAGAAATACTTG ctCACCcaaatattagaatatttgTATCACACGGTGGACTTATAGGCACACAAGAAGCTTTGTACAATGGAGTACCGATAGTCGGTGTTCCTATATTCGGTGATCAATACAACAATGTATTGGAATTAGAACAAATGGGATATGGAAAGTTATTGCAATACCACGATATAACAGAAGAAAGAATGTATGGTTTAATCGATGAGGTGCTGAACAATGAATCATATAGGAAAACAGCAAAAGAAGTTTCCAGAAGGTTTTGGGATAGACCAATGAATGCTTTAGACACGGCTATGTATTGGATTGAATATATCATACGAAATAACGGTGCTCCATACATGAGAAGTCAAGCAAATGAATTAAGTTGGCTCAGTTTTACAATGCTGGAtgtgtacatttttatattatttgtgattATTAGTTCAATCATTTTCACTATCAAAGTCATCAAGATTATCAATACACTATTATGCCCTCGTAAACCAAAAGATAAGAAAAAAAGATCCTAG